The genomic stretch agcacttctttacacagcgtgtagttagagtatggaacagtcttcctgttagtgtagcggaagctaaaaccctgggttccttaaaatcagagctagataagattttaacaactgagCCATTGATTTCTTCccaacgagcttgatgggccttatggcctcctctcatctcctatctttgtggggactttccattaatttctatgggcataacccttaATCCCtaactcagccctaaccttaattgGAAGGAACCAAAAAGAACTTCATAAAACTGAGGGtgcccttgtggggaccgaaaaagtGGCCCCACAAGGtgaaaagttacaggttttttgTCACATTGTAAGGAAGTCTgatctccacaatgtaataattacagaaACGCTCATAACTGGGCTTAGAAATGTGGAGGACACATGCACGGCCCCACAGCCAGACCCACCGTTTCCTGAACAAGACATCCATCTCCCCTATAGGCACCAAGACAGTGGAGTATAAGAAGAAGATCTGGCATGAGGAATGCTTCACCTGTGCCCAGTGCAAGCAGCCTATCGGCTCGCAGAGTTTCATGGCCAAGGGTGACGACTTGTACTGCACCGCCTGCTCAGACAAGAACTTTTCAAAGAACTGCGCCCACTGCAAGCAGGTGCTCCGTCCCACACTCTCCCTACAAGCTGGGTGGAGGTTCCTAAGCCACTGGGTGACACTGGGTGGCCGAAAGACCTGACTTCTGCCCAGAAAGCCCAGGGGACCAAGTGGAGTTTATTAACGTGATTATAGACATTTTACCTGATGAAGAACTGATGGTCAATCAATGCATATGACCTGTGTTAGATTAGTGCACCAGCACTTGATTTTGTATCATCCGCTGCATGTTGGTTTAGATGGAAGAGGGCATCGATTAATGGTACATATGGTCTTCAGGCATGGCTGTGGTCTGACCTGCTCCCTGCTTCACAGCCCATCACCTCGGGGGGGATCAGCTACCAAGACCAGCCCTGGCACTCCGAGTGCTTCGTGTGTCTGACCTGCAGCAAGTCCCTGGCAGGAGCTCGCTTCACCGCTGTGGAGGACAAGATGTACTGCGTGGACTGCTACAAGACCAGCGTGGCCAAGAAATGCAGCGCCTGCGAGAACCCCATCACAGGTCTGCGGGGATATGGTGCATgaccatcacacacacacccttacATTTAGAGGTGTGTGTGGTCTTCCTTGCAGTTTAATTTCATTTGTACTACAGCTAAACACCAGTGGTTACACCCAAAACGATGACTTCATCCCCAAGACATTTTCTCATAAAGCACCTCCCACCCACACAGACCGATGGGCTATTAATTGAGGTCCTTCTTTGCACTATCATGACTGCTGCCATTTCCCCCCGCAGGGTTTGGAAAGGGCACTCAGGTGGTGAACTATGAGGGCAACTCCTGGCACGAgtactgcttcaactgcaagaGGTGCTCCCTGTCGCTGGCCAACAAGCGCTTCGTGATGCATGAGACAGCCATCTACTGCCCCGACTGTGCCAAAAAGCTGTGAGGAGCACCCCCCTGAGGCACAGGGTGGAATGACAACACAACCAATTACACACATCAATAAATATACCTAGCTTTTCACAAAGTGTCATATTACTCTGCAATGGACAAATggagtttgtttttaaaaaatatatataaacatgtGATTTGTGTTAATTCAGTTGCTTTAAAATATCCCCACCCTGTGGACCTCCTGTCCAGCTGCAAAGCCAGCCTGTGAGTGGGAGTTTAGTCTAAGAAAGCATGGATTGCAAGTTCAAATCACCATTTATCTTTTGAGCACACTTATAGCTGAATGGTTTGTATTTGTGGGCACTTGATATTCCAATACTAAATTTAGGAGGAGACACAGTCTGGTTAAGTATCACAGACAAACTTCTTGCCGAGAGGCTCAACGAACACGAGTTTGAGGCATTATGCTGAAGGTTGAAGTTTGATATTTTGCTGTTAAGTTTTAAAGATTCAGATAAAGACTTCATGTTCACAGCTTTATGAATTGTAAGGCATAGCAGAAACAATGTACGACAACCTTAAGGAATAAACCAAAATTCAAGCACATTTTCTTTGATTTGCTGGTTATTTGTAAAGAAATCCGTTTCCCCCAATCATctgttaaataattttattgttCCACAACTTTATAACAATTATTACttttatatatttctaaaaGATATTTACAGATATTGGTTATGGGTCGGGCGTTTGAACGAATATGACACTGACATCTTACTCATTCCCCTGTTGAGGCGGCGATTGTCATAGCAGACGTATAAGGGATTTGGTTAATAGGACTGTGGAAGAGAGAACCGTTACAGTCCTAGAGTACTGCTCAAAACTACCACCATCACAACCACCATATGACCATGAAGAACGTGCTCCTCACCGAAGGCCACTGAAGCATGGGTAGCATGTCCTGCACCCTGAAGCAAGAACCATGCAGAAAGAGCGTCTACCTGGGCCATCTCAGCACAGTGCGATTTTGAGGGCCAAGTCTTaagaagggttagggttaggcgcCAGAAAGAGACAAACTAATGGAAAGAAGGGGAATGAAACTAACAAGGCATTCTTCAGTGTTCCTCACAGAAACTCAATCTTACACCCCAACAtagcaaaaaaacaacagcactaCTCACCGTCAACAGGCTAGAACAACTGAACATCTGTGCTTGCTTCAGATCTCACTGAACCCCTGACTTCCATTACCTGTaaaaccccctgcccccccccctttttttaaaaaggtcTCAAAATGCGATTTGCAATTTCCAAGTCCTCAGGACTTACTTTCTTATCCATGTGATCAACACAGACCAGGTAAAATGCAGTGGGAGGAAGCATCTGCAGTGATCCAAATGTAACAGTACTGAACGCCCAAGGACCGACGACCGACGTAACTCTCAGGAGGTGGTTTTCTGAAGACCAGAATGCCTGGAAATCGACCTTCTCCCGAGAACCAATAGCAGGAGGACCGTCGCACTTCCCGCTCAAAGTCAtggccacccccctccctcctttcCCCGTTTTGCCGAGGGCTCAATGATGCCCAATACTGATTTTGTGGGTCATACAGTAACAAGACGGGAACATCCTTTCACACATACCTAATGCACAATGCAGCAACATATAAACCTAAGCACTAATGTCGGAAatcaagtttgtttttttttgtttgatttaaaagcacatttctgcAGACAGAAGATCCCAGAGTAAATAAGAAGCTGACCCAAAACATGCACAATAAAGgtgtccagcaggtggcagtataAGAATTAGTGAAGGAAACACATGCGACATTTGCTGCCTAAAATGTCCCCCAGACGGCCACTGCCACCAGATAAACATGGAGCTCACCTCGTGTCTGTTACATGTCAATGGGTGCTGGCATTAATCCGGTTTCGGGAAATACCAGGTCACGTgcgttttaagtgttttttttaaataacgtTAAACATTTATACAAGAAAAATACAAGCAGCAAAGGAAAGTTTTACAGAAAAAAAGTATGAACTAAAGTTAATAAAGTCCATTTTTACATTCTGAAATACATATCTTTAATAAAAACAGCCACAGTAAAGTTATCATAGAAATTATTTCCGGAGGCAAACGACCCTTgcggacaaaaaaaaaagctgaaatgtTTTGACCGAGTGACTTGCCATCTCTACCCTGGTCAAGAAATGGGTTTCTGATCACTTGAAGAAcctggggagaaaaaaaaatctgctggcTCAGTGGAGCCTAACCCTGTAAGGTATCCACACAAGCACTCACACAGAGTAACTACCTTCAAGAAACATTACAAATGGATGAGGCAGAGTTGAGCTTACCTAACACCGAACCCTTGAGATTTATGAGCAGAGATTACAGAGGAGGTCAGAAAGTCACAGTGGCACTTTGCAAACCTGTGTGGACAATAGGATGCTGGGGTTGCCTAGTGCCCCACTTTCACCGACCCcaatatcacccccccccccccctttacagtAACCTTGGTAACCATGTCTCTCTCCAGCGCTTTATCACTTTGGTCATAGAAGCCCCAGTCACAGTCAGCCAGTCGCAGCAATGCTGGAAGAAAGTCTTAGTCGAGGCATGGAGGTCAGCAGCGTTGCAGAACCCGACAGCCAATGAGACGAGAGGAACAAAACTGAAGGTTGCAATGGGGAGAGAAAATCTGGACCCAAGATTTATaaccgcaaaaaaaaaaaaaatcagaataaaaataaatacaaaaccaAGTTTGCATTTGCAAGTGACAGACCTAGATGAAGGACGCATACTGACAAAACAACCTTTTCCCTGAAGCAATTTTGTTCCTCTTCtacatttgcccccccccccacactggtGAGGAATTAGGATGCCAGCCTGCTGAATCCAGGCCTCTTCCACGCTTGCCCTTTTCCATCTGGGGCGGTGGGGGTGCCAGCAGATCTGGGAGGGCCAGAGGATCGAAGGCTGGGGCGACAGCATCATATCTCTGTCGAAAGGGGGGATAATCAGTCAGCTGACTTCATCTGTAACCCTGACGACATCTTAGCGTTGCAGTGGCGGGGCTCACCAGAGAGGGCTCCAATGGCCTGGCCCTGATGCAGGGGTTTGTCCTCAAAGGCGGCCCGGGGGGCTTGGggccccccttcggggtccaCGAGGTTCTGGCTCTGGCCATCGTTCATGCCCAGGTCGATAAACTCCTCAAAGGTCCAAGTGGCGGCCTTGCCGTTCAGGAAGTTGGGGCCCTCGGTTGGACGAGTCTTGGGTGccagactgtggggggggggggtctgccttCAGTTTGgccatatacacacactcacatacgaCTCCCTGCGGGCCTGAACCGAGCGAGAGGTCGGAGCACCCTCATACCCAAgcacctcctgctgctcctggtTCTCCTTGTTCTCCAGCTCCAGCACCCCGTTGACACTTCCAGGAGAACCCACCTCCTGAGGGATGTCCCGCTCTGTCGACGGTGTCTCTGTAATAACACACCACCATACGGCTCAGAGAGTTGCCTGTCTGCTGTTTTCCATGATAATTTTTGCCCAGCAGGTAATAAGATGCATAAACTCTAAACTGAAGTCCTTACAGCTTTTGTTGGAATAGTTGTTTTCAGTAACTTTTGTACAAGCAAACAGCGTAAAACATTTTACTTTGATTTGTGGAATCTAGTGTCATGATTCTGAAATGAAGTCTTTCAGGTTTATGGTCTATGACCAACAATATGTATGCTTACGCACTAAAATTGTGCATTAGGAATCCAGTTTGTCTCACTTCGGTATATGCAGGGAAAGAGCAATTCTAATTTAGACAACAGTTCTCAACCCGACTGGCATTTGTGCATTTCCCAGTACTGAGTTTGTTTACCATGTCTGCCACCCCCAGCAGTATTTAGACATTACTACATCACGAGGTAAGCTGCAGCAGGTCCAAGCCATCGAGTGCTTTTAGAGGCTAATCCTGTCATTGTATTTAGATGACATCATCACCTTACAGTCAATGCCCACATAGTAACAGAGGGACGGACACTCACGGCTCTGTTCACAGACATGCTCGCACTCCTCCTCCCCGTTCTCATTCTGCAggaccttctcctcctcctcctcctccctctaaAGACACAGATGCACAATGAACAGAACACCCCGACAGTACAGTGCACTCCTGACACACCACGTAAAAAATCTTACTAGAAGGCAACTGATCCAGAGGTTATTACATCACTGAGGACCACAAAACAAGAGGCTTTCCATCAGCACCACCGGTACCAGCCTGCAAGGTCTTCTGGGTAATAAATCTGGGTATTGAATGAAAGGAACACCCACCTTATCATTTTGGTCAGCTTTCCTGGTCCGCTTCATGATTTCTTCGATCCGCTGAGTAGACAGCAAGCGGCACAGAGCTCATGATGCTGCACTGGCGCCATCTTGGGGCGGCACGTTAAACACAAAAGGCACAGAGGAGCTGCCCTGGCAGGGTGGAGCTGCGACTCACCTTCTTCCTCTCCATGCGCTCCTGTTGACTCTGCTGcatcactctctccctctcctgccGCTGCTTCTCCGCCTCCTCCAGGGCCCGGGCCTCCGCCTCTTCGCGCTGCATGGACCACAAGTCGAGTCAGATCGCCAGCGGCCGATACGAATGCCGTCGATAGTCTCCACGCCTTTAAACGAGGCCTAATGGCTGGAATTCACACGGTCATCCCTGCTCTAGGTCTGCAGCTACCACCATGGATCACAAACCTGCCTTGATGTTGAACTTGGTCCAGACCCAAGATCTAGCCCTAAGGAAGCTAGACCTACAAACTAGCTCCAGTCTGACTCTAAGAAAGCGGGATTAAACACTTCCCCTATCGCCACAATAGGTTTAATACTCTCCATTAAGTGTCAGTTTCCAAATGCTAGCATTAGTTATCAGTCCTTCTTGTCTCTCTTGTTCCTATTAGAGCAGAGAGTAAACACATCATTCTCATGTCATTCAAAGCCCAGGCTCAGCAGAAAACTGCTCCCTGCCTGCCTCCCTCATCCTCCCCCCACTGACCTCCTTCTGCATCTCTAACTGCTTCTCACgatcctcctcctccagcctTTCCTTCTCTTGCTGCTCCATCAGGAGGCGCTCTTCTTCCGTTCTCTTCCActccttctcctgctcctcctgcctcttcctctcttcctctctcttctgctcctcctccagtcGCCTCACCCGCTCCTCCTCGACCCTCCGCGCCTCCTGCTCTTCCTGCAACCTCCTGCAGCAGGATCCACAGAATAGCCTTTAGATCACTCAGCCGGCATGACCAGGAATCTGTAGAATCTTTGACTGGGGAGCTGCAAAGCAGTCAAAGTCAAACTAAAAACACATCAACTGAAGCTTCCCCAGGGAAAGAACCCAGCACTGCTGTGAAAGGATAGCAGTTAAGAGCTTTGGGGCTAACAGGCACCCAGCAGCATAAGGCCCAGAGCTTCATACTGGAAGAGCCCCACCTGGGACAGGTGAGAGGACATTCCCATGCTTGACCTGGAGAGGGCGCATGGAGCAGGAGTTACTGCGAGGCTGGCAGACAATCGCATGCAATGCAAGATAGCTACCCAAGAAGCAGCTCATGACCATCCTCCTACCCCTCACCTCTCCTCCTGCTCTCTTTGCAGCCGTAGctgctcctccttctccttctgctCCCGGGCCAGACGCCGGTTCTCAGACAGGATCTTCGCCGCCTCCTCTGCTGACGTGGTGCCTCCCACTGCCTTGGAGTTGGGGTCTGCAAGACGAGCAGAAGCAGCCCACTGAGATGGTGAGCTATGGATACCGCATGCTGGACGGACACGGACCCACACAGGACGTCATCTCTGTACCACAGCATATGCAGGA from Paramormyrops kingsleyae isolate MSU_618 chromosome 10, PKINGS_0.4, whole genome shotgun sequence encodes the following:
- the fhl1a gene encoding four and a half LIM domains protein 1a; the protein is MTERFDCYYCRDNLQGKKYVQKEDKHICVRCFDKLCANTCAECRRPIGPDSKELNHKNRHWHEDCFKCARCYKPLANEPFGSKDDKILCGKCCSREEGNRCQGCYKLVMPGTKTVEYKKKIWHEECFTCAQCKQPIGSQSFMAKGDDLYCTACSDKNFSKNCAHCKQPITSGGISYQDQPWHSECFVCLTCSKSLAGARFTAVEDKMYCVDCYKTSVAKKCSACENPITGFGKGTQVVNYEGNSWHEYCFNCKRCSLSLANKRFVMHETAIYCPDCAKKL